From Methanobrevibacter millerae:
GACGCTTGCTGCATTGATATTGATTCCAATAGCGTTCATATTGATTACTCTTATTACAAAGTACTCTCAGGTTTATTTTTTAAAGCAATTGTCTTATAAAGGATCTTTAAATGCTCAAATAGAGGAAACATTTGTGGGCCATGACATTATAAGGACATTCAATCAGGAAGACATTGAAATGGAAAAATTCGAGTATTACAGTGAAAACTGGTTCAAGCATGAATGGAAATCACAGTTCTTCTCAAGCTTCAACGGCCCATTGATGAACTTCATTTCAAATATAGCCTATGTTGCAATAGCCGTTCTGGGAGCAATTCTAGTAATTCAAAGGGCAATAGCTGTCGGTGATATTCTGGCATTTTTCCAATACATCAGGAACTTCACACATCCGATTCAGCAGATAACAAGAGTAATGAATCTTGTTCAAACTGCAATGGCTGCTGGTGAACGTATTTTCGAATTCTTAGAAATAGATGAAGAGGAAAACCCTTCGGATGTTGAAATTTCTGGCTTGAAAGAGGAAATAACCTTTGAAAATGTAAGTTTCGGATACAATGAAAATGAAATGATAATAAAGGATTTATCATTCAATGTTAAAAAGGGTGACAAGATTGCCATTATCGGTGAAACCGGCGCAGGCAAAACAACCATTGTTAAACTGCTCATGAGATTCTATGATGTCGATGCGGGCGAGATTAGAATCGACGGCGTTAATATCAATGAATATGACAAACACTCCGTAAGGTCATTGATTGGGATGGTGCTTCAGGATTCATGGCTTTTCAGCGATACGGTAGCCAACAATATCCGTTATGGAAAATTGGATGCAACGGAAGAGGAAATAATTAATGTGGCCAGACAGGTTCGTGCAGATGATTTCATAATGCAGCTTCCGGACGGATATGAAACGGTTTTAAACGAGGATTCGGACAATATTTCCCACGGACAAAAGCAGCTATTGACAATAGCAAGAACAATTCTGGCAGATAAGGAAATTCTTATTTTGGATGAGGCTACTTCTTCAGTAGATACCCGAACTGAGAAACTTATTCAGGAAGCAATGGATAAATTAATGGAAAACAGAACAAGCTTCATCATTGCCCACAGATTGTCAACCATCAAAAACGCCGATAACATTATCGCAATCGAAAACGGTGAAATCATAGAGCAGGGAACTCATGAAGAACTTTTAAGCCAAAAAGGATATTATTACAATACTTTAAACCATCAGGAAGATTCCTAGATTTATTTTCAAAACTTGACTTTTTTCTAATGTTGTAACTTGCAGGTTACAACCTTGGTGTTTTTTGGGGGTGTTGTAACTTGTAGGTCACATCATTAATTTTCAAATAGCTGAAAAATTAACATATTTTTATTAATAATAAGAAATATATTTAATTATGTTATTTTTATTTAATTATTTAGGAGAAAATATATGTCAAATGAAGAGATTCCTAAAGACTATGATTTAAAAAAAGAAAAGGTCTGGGAGAAAAAATGGGAAGATGAAAACATCTACAAGTATATTGGAGATGGTTCTCGTCCCAGATATGTTATTGACACTCCCCCACCATACCCAACAGGCTCAATTCACCTGGGCCACGTTTTGAATTGGGTTTACATTGATATGAACGCAAGATACAGAAGACAAAAAGGTCACGATGTGTTATTCACCCAGGGATGGGACTGCCATGGCCTTCCAACAGAAGTGAAAGTGGAAGAGACCCATGGAATCAAGAAAAACGATGTTTCAAGAGCACAGTTCAGACAGTACTGTATTGATTTAACCTCAGACAACATTCAAAAAATGAAGGCGCAGATGCAGGCGATGGGTTATTCACAGGATTGGACCCGTGAGTTCGTTACAATGACTCCGGAATACATGAAAAAGACCCAGTACTCATTTTTAAAAATGTATGATGAAGGATTAATCTATCAGGGAATCCACCCTGTCAACTGGTGTCCTCGCTGTGAAACGGCAATTGCATTTGCAGAAGTCGAATACAGTGATAATACAACATTTTTAAACTACGTTAACTTCCCTCCTGCAGTGGACGACTCCTATGATGATATCGCATCTTCACAGGCTTCAGGAAAACAGGCCGACCCAAAGGACGAAGGCATTCTGATTGCAACAACCCGTCCTGAACTGATGTCTGCCTGTGTGGCTGTAGTAATTCACCCTGAAGATGAAAGATACACTCACCTTTTAGGAAAATATGTTGAAGTGCCTCTGTCACATCAGAAAGTAAAGATTATTGCAGATGAAGAGGTAGATCCTGAATTCGGTACAGGTGCGGTTATGATTTGTACCTTCGGGGACAAAACGGACGTAAGCTGGGTTCAAAAGTATGATTTGGAAATAATCAATGCTATCGATGAAACCGGTACATTAACTGCAGCAGCAGGCAGATATGAAGGAATGGATTTGCAGAGCTGTAAAAAGCAGACAATTAAAGATCTTGACGCTGAAGGTTATTTATTAAAGCAGGAAGAGGTCGACCAGAACGTAGGACAATGCTGGAGATGCAAAACCCCTATCGAAATTCTTGTCAAAAAGCAGTGGTTCGTTGCAGTAAGGGATTTAATCGAGAAGACCAAGACCGCAGCCGATGAGATGAAATGGGTACCTGAACACATGAAATCCCGTATGGTAAACTGGGCGGATTCCATGGAATGGGACTGGTGTATTTCAAGGCAAAGGATATTTGCAACCCCAATTCCTGTATGGTACTGTAAGGACTGCGGAAAAGTCATCCTTCCGGACGTTGAAGACTTGCCGATTGATCCGACCCAGGACAAGCCAAAACATCCTTGCGAATGCGGCTGTGAAGAGTTCATACCTGAAGAGGACGTTCTTGATACATGGATGGATTCATCAATTTCACCGCTTTCCATTGCCGGATGGCCTGATGAAGATTACATAAATCATTTCCCTTCAAGTATACGCCCTCAGGGACACGATATTATCCGTACATGGGCATTCTATACAACACTCAGATGTCTGGCTTTAACCGGACAAAAGCCATTCGACGATATTGTTATAAACGGTATGGTATTTGGTGAAGACGGAAACAAGATGAGTAAATCAAGGCCTGAGTTTGTAGTTGGTCCTGAAGAGGTAATTGAAAAGTACGGTGCAGACTCGTTAAGGACATGGGCTGCAAACAGCGTACCGGGATCTGATGTAATATTTGACTGGAAAGACATCAAGCACGGATACAGATTCCTCAGAAAGTTCTGGAACGCATTCAGATTCATCAGCATGCAGATATTCGACGAAGAGGTCTCATACGATGACGTTAAGGATAATCTGGACCCACTGGATTTATGGATATTGTCCAAATTGAATAATTTAAATATCAAGGTCGATAATGCATTTGCAGACTATAACTATGCCGATACGATAACTTCAATCGAAAGGTTCTTCTGGCACGATTTCTGTGACGAATACATCGAAGCGGTAAAATACAGATTATACACTGACGTAAGCGAAGAATCAAGACGCGCAGCCAAATATACTTTAAAGACAGTTGTTGAAACTTCATTAAAGCTATTGGCTCCGATTGCACCGTTTTTCACGGATGAGGTTTATCAGTATTTCTCCGACGAGTCAATTCACACCACATTATGGCCTGAAGTAACTTCTGAGCTGATTGATGAGGAAGCCGAAAACAAGGGTGACGTTACCATCGATTTGATTGATGAAGTCAGAAGGTTCAAGTCAGCTTCCAAGATACCTTTAAACGTTGAACTTGCCGAAGTCAATGTCTATACCACTGATGAAAAGTTAATTGCTGTCTTTGAAGAGTTTGCAGACGATATTGAAGGCACTCTCAAAATCAAGGATTTAACAATCAAATCCGGAAAGCCTGAAGTTCATGAAAAGCTCATTGAAGTTGAACCGGACATGTCCCAGATCGGACCTAAATTCAAGGGGGACGCCGGAAAAATCATCGGCTATCTGAAATCAACTCCTCTTGATGAAATCGATGCTGTTTTAGCTGAAAATCATGAACTGGCTATCGGTGATTTGGTAGTTGGTGAAGAGATGCTGAACATTAAAAAGGAGATTGTAGGAGCATCCGGTAAAAAGGTAGATATCTTGCAATCCGAAAACTTAGACATGATTTTAGAAGTAATCCGATGAAATTACTTCTTCTTTTTTTATTATATTAATTAATATTCATTTATTTGGTGAACTATTTCTTTTTCTTTGGCTGTAATGCTGGGGCTTTAAATTCAATTGCAACGTTCATGGCTCCGCCAAATTCTAGTGGTCCTGCAGTTTAAAAGTTATTGTTTTTTAGGTAAAATCTAATTATGGGCTTAAATAGCTGTTGTTTTAAAAATAGGGGGTGAGATAAACCATACAATTAAGTATGTGGTGATGTGTTAGTGAAAAGCAATGTTTGAACCTCTCACTGTAATATCTTATTGTAATTAATGATTCACATGAGCCAATTTATTTTTTGAATCTCACCCTTTTTTCCAATGATTTAATTTCATCAGAGTTAAATGTTGAATTTTGGTATATGATTCGACATCAATTGAGATGTCACTTAATTTTTATTGATATTTTCATATATAAAGCTTGTTGAGCTCACTCCTAAGAATTGTCGTCACTCCTAAGAATTGTCCTCACTCATAACAAAAAGTATTTATATTACTTTCTCAATCTCTTTAATTACCCTTGCAGGTACGCCAACAGCCATTGAATTATCCGGTATGTCCCGATTAACGACCGCTCCGGCTCCAATGATAACGTTGTTTCCGATGCTCACACCAGGCAGTATGCATACGTTAGCACCAATCCAGACATCATTTCCGATTCGAATTTCACTGGCCTGTGCCAATCTCTGTCTTCTTTTGTTTGGATTGATTGGATGTCCGACGGTAGTGATGGTCGTGTTCGGTCCTATCATAACGTCATTGCCTATATGAACTTCCTTAACGTCTAAAATAGTTAAATTGTAGTTTCCAACGAAGGTATCTCCGATAAATATGTTTTTTCCGTTGTCGCAGTTGAATCCGTTTTCAATGTCGACGTTTTCACCGACACTTCCAAGCATTTCTTTTAAAAAGTCCCTTTTAGCCTGTCTGTCATTATTGTCCATGTTGTTATATATCTGGCAATTTTTAATCGCATTGTTTTTTAATTCAGCTACTTCCTCATCATCAAAGCAGTATTCAAGTCCGGCTCTAAGCTTTTCAATTTCCTTCATGTAATTAATTATTTTTTCAATCTTACTTATTTTTAATGTAATGCGTTTTACATTATGTAATGTGATGTGTGTTTTTTGCATTATAATGGGATTTGCATTATGTAATGTGATGTGTGTTTTTTGCATTATAATGGAGTTTGTATTATAATGGGATTTGCATTACATATATATACTGGGGGTTATTTACATATTAATAAAGGTGAAATCATGGGAACTTTACCATTAGGAAATGATACTGATTTAGAGGACTCACAATTTTATAATAGAAAAGAAGAAATTTCATTTCTTTCGGATAATTTGGAATTGGTTAAAAAAGGATCCACTCCAACTATATTGCTTACGGGTATTAGGGGTGTTGGGAAAACCGCATTAATGAAAAAATTAAAAAATGATTTCAAAAATGATTATTTGGTTGTTTACATGGATTTATCCGGAATGAACAAATTTAAAAAGAATAAATTAACTCGTTTCTGTTTTATGAAATTATTCTATGAGTCTTTTATTAAAGCCTGTAGTGAATCAAATATTATTACTATTGATAGAAAGATTTTAAAATTTTTTAGAACTCGTAATTTTGAATTTAATAGATTTGATGTTGTTGATGAAATTCCAATTCCAATTCTTAAAACAAAAGAAGATTATGCAAAATTCACTACTTTTGTAATGGATTTGCCTCAAAAAGTATATGGTGAATATAAGGGATATATTAATGGTGTTTTAATTTTCATTGATGAATTTCAAATTTTAAAGCAGTTGGATGAAAATGTCAATGAATTCTTATGGTATATTAGGGGCGTAATTCAATCACAAAAGAATATTGGTTATGTCTTTTCCGGAAGCATGAGTGTTAAAGACGAGTTAATTGCAGACATTGCTGGTCAAAAAGGTGCTTTTGGTGGCAGAATATTGAATTATGAAGTTAAAACTTTTTCATTTGAAACAACGAAAAATTATCTAAATGAAAAAGCCGATTATCTTAACTTCACTGATGATGGTTTTGAAAGATTCTATAGTTGTACAAAGGGAATTCCTTTTTATGTTAACACTTTTGCAAGATTACTTCCTCCTAATGAAGAATTAAATGAGGAAAAAATAGTTCTGGAATTTGAAAAATCTTTACATTATCTGGTAGTTCATTTGACTAATGAATGGTATAAATTAAATAATCAAGAACAGAGAATCATTACCTCACTTGTTGAAAAACCATTGAGAAGAATTGAAATAGCAAACAGTATGGGTGTAACCAGTGGAGCAATTGGTGCTTCTTTAAAATCATTACTAAATAAGTCTTTAATAGAATTGGATAAAGATGAATATAAAATATATGATTCTATCTTCAGATTATGGTTAAAAAAGGAATTCAAAGAAAAAGGGGATTATCCATATTAATGCTTCTCAATTAATTTGTAATATTATTTATACTAGAAAATTTAAAGTATTAATTATAATATTGATTGGGTGAAAGTGTTGAAAAAATATCTAATGGTTTTTCTCATTGTTTTGATGTTGCTCATCATTCCTGCAAGTTTTGCCAGTGATAATTCATCAGATATTGTCGTTCATGAGGATAATCAAATAATAGTTCCTGCAAATGTTTATTTTGACTCATCAGTTGAAAATGATGGTAATGGGACACAATCAAATCCATATAAGTATTTTTCCGGTGATAAAATTGGAGATAATGCCATAATTTATATGGCTGACGGTGAATATTTCCTGAATGATTCACTTAATATAGGAAACATTACCATTATAGGTCAATCCCGCAACAATACAATCATTAACGGTAACGGCAATTCATTATCCGTCATTGGTAATTTTGATATTTCTTATTTGACGTTGAATAATTTAAGAATCATTAACGCTAAAAATTTCACTGCTTCTAATGTCATTTTTGAAAACAATCATGTTAATGAATATGCTGGTGCCGTATCTGTCGAATCAACAGCTGTAAGTACATTAATTAATAATTCAATGTTTGTTTGTAATTCTGCAGTTAAGGGTGGTGCTATCTATGTCGATTCCAGTTCAGGTACTTTTTATGTAGACAATACGACTTTTATAAACAACACTGCATCTGAAAGCGGTGGAGCTATCTGCATTGAAAATAAAATTGATGTATTAATTGTCAATTCGGTATTTATAAATAACAATGCTTCAAATGGTACCGGCGGAAGTATGTTCTCAAATAATTCTAAAATAAGTATTCGAGAATCAAACTTTACCGGTTCAAAGGCTCAGTATGGTGCTGCAATCTATGACAAAGGATCTGAATTGACGCTGATTGCGGCCAGCGTTAGCAATAATGCGGCCGAAAATGCGGGCGGTGCAATCTATAAGGAAGAAGGTTCACTTACGCTGATTTCATCTTCCTTTGAGAACAACACTGCATTAAACGGAGCTGCAGTATATACCAATAATATGGACTCATTTGCGGTGATGGCTTCCAATTTCACTTCAAATGTTGCCGCATCAGGCAAAGCGATATATTCAATTGCAAATAGGAACGAATATTTCATAGCCAACGTAATTAATGACAATTTCTTAGTCAATTATTACAAGTCTCCGGATTTAACCCTTATATTAAAGGATTCAAATCCGCTTGTATTGTCCTGCGTATTTAGCGGGGATTTATTTGATTCCCAATCATTCACGTTAAACTATTTCATGCCTTTCACTTTCAGTATCGTAAAGGAAATCGCATCGATTTTCAATTTCGATGAGTTCATTCCTATGGCATTTGACGATTTCTTTGACTTTATTGTGGACATGGCCAAAGATGCGTTTTTCCCATCGCAGAAATTCAAATTTGATAAGGGACTGCCTCCAACGGATATTTCGCATTTCAAGGGGGCGTTCAGTTACCTGACGACATTATCGGTGCAATCGGATTCGGGAGGCATTGGAACCATAGTCAAGGCGGGAAATTACAATCTCTACAATATTTCCAAGTCCAACAATTCGGACATTATGCTTTCATTAAACGCATTCGGAATGGTAATCAGCAATGATTTGGGACTGGATAATTTTAATATTTCAGTCGTTTCAGCCAATCATTCGTTTGATTATGATTTGGGATATATTGGAGACAATTTAGTTAAGGCTCCGGTTTCATTAAACCTCAGCGAAGGCATTGATTTGGATTTGGCATTGTTTGACGTTTCCCTAAGCGATAATTCACTTAAATTAACTAATGGATATTGCAACGTGACTTTCGATGATTTCACATATTCCGTTGACGTTTTAGTTAATGGCGAGTCCTCTTCATTCGTTTATCTCGGAAATGATTTGGAGTTAATTAACGCACCGGTCTCATTGGATATTAATGACAGCGTTAATCTGGACTTTGTTTTCTTCGACATGTCCTACGATTTAAAGGATAATTCATTTAGCTTAATTAATGACTTCTGTAATGTGACTTTTGATGATTTCACCTATTCTGTTGATGTTTTCTTTAATGGCGAGTCCTATTCATTCAGTTATGTTATTGGAAATAATTTTGAATTGATTAATGCCGCTACAGAGGATAATTTAAATTTTCCTTTCTTTAATTATCATCTCTTTGAAGATAACTCCTTTGAATTAATGAACGGCTTTTGCAAATTCACGTTCGATAATCTGGACTATTCAATTAACCTAATGTCAAATAACGCTAAGGTTTCCGGCTCATTTTTACCAAAATTCGGAGAGTTTTTCACCATTTCCTTTGAAGGATAGTTTCCTTTGATAGGTAACTATTTAATTTATCTTTTCCATATTTATTTTTAGATATAATGAATCTTAAAGTAAAAAATATTTCCGATATCGGAGGGGTTGTCAAGGCTCCCCCATCCAAAAGTTATTCACACAGAGCAGTCATTTTAGCTTCACTGGCCAAAGGCACTTCCAGATTATATGATATGCTCTACTCAGAAGATACATTGGCTTCAATTCGCGTATGTGAAGCTTTAGGAGCAGAAATTACCAGAAATGACGATTATCTTGAAGTCATAGGAACTGGAGGTAAACTGCATAATTCCAGTGAAAATCCGATTGATTTAGCAAATTCAGGTACCACTTTACGTTTAATGACAACTGCGGCCAGCCTGTCAGATAATGAAGTGATACTGACAGGTGATGATTCATTGCAGACCCGACCGATGGATCTGCTTTTGGAATCCGTAAAGTCATTGGGAATTGATTCTTCATCCGTTAACGATAATGGAAAGGCACCTATTTTAATCAAGCCGGGTTATTCTGGCGGTGAAACCAACATTTCAGGAAGCGTAAGCTCACAATACATTTCATCAATCATTATTTCTTCACCCTTATCAAAGGAAGGTGTTACTTTATTTGTATTGCCTGAGTTTAAATCACGTCCTTATGTTGATATGACACTGGATATCATGAAAAAATTCGGCGTAAAAGTTTTAAAGGGATTTTACGTTAAACATGATGACTGCTCAAAGTCACATCAAAGCT
This genomic window contains:
- a CDS encoding sugar O-acetyltransferase, whose translation is MKEIEKLRAGLEYCFDDEEVAELKNNAIKNCQIYNNMDNNDRQAKRDFLKEMLGSVGENVDIENGFNCDNGKNIFIGDTFVGNYNLTILDVKEVHIGNDVMIGPNTTITTVGHPINPNKRRQRLAQASEIRIGNDVWIGANVCILPGVSIGNNVIIGAGAVVNRDIPDNSMAVGVPARVIKEIEKVI
- the aroA gene encoding 3-phosphoshikimate 1-carboxyvinyltransferase, yielding MNLKVKNISDIGGVVKAPPSKSYSHRAVILASLAKGTSRLYDMLYSEDTLASIRVCEALGAEITRNDDYLEVIGTGGKLHNSSENPIDLANSGTTLRLMTTAASLSDNEVILTGDDSLQTRPMDLLLESVKSLGIDSSSVNDNGKAPILIKPGYSGGETNISGSVSSQYISSIIISSPLSKEGVTLFVLPEFKSRPYVDMTLDIMKKFGVKVLKGFYVKHDDCSKSHQSCRIDEFKIKKQDYNACDYTVEGDYSSASYLLAAVAINGGHGKVLNLFKKSKQGDKLILEILEKMGADIKIHDDYVEISSDGKLKGIDVDLSNAPDLLITVAVLAAMAEGTTNITGVKHARVKETDRIDTTCRQLEKLNCKLEEFEDGMSITGGVSSGVVDSCGDHRLAMAFSLIGLKHDIEITNGEVFDVSFPNFIEAMAEIGLELELV
- a CDS encoding valine--tRNA ligase produces the protein MSNEEIPKDYDLKKEKVWEKKWEDENIYKYIGDGSRPRYVIDTPPPYPTGSIHLGHVLNWVYIDMNARYRRQKGHDVLFTQGWDCHGLPTEVKVEETHGIKKNDVSRAQFRQYCIDLTSDNIQKMKAQMQAMGYSQDWTREFVTMTPEYMKKTQYSFLKMYDEGLIYQGIHPVNWCPRCETAIAFAEVEYSDNTTFLNYVNFPPAVDDSYDDIASSQASGKQADPKDEGILIATTRPELMSACVAVVIHPEDERYTHLLGKYVEVPLSHQKVKIIADEEVDPEFGTGAVMICTFGDKTDVSWVQKYDLEIINAIDETGTLTAAAGRYEGMDLQSCKKQTIKDLDAEGYLLKQEEVDQNVGQCWRCKTPIEILVKKQWFVAVRDLIEKTKTAADEMKWVPEHMKSRMVNWADSMEWDWCISRQRIFATPIPVWYCKDCGKVILPDVEDLPIDPTQDKPKHPCECGCEEFIPEEDVLDTWMDSSISPLSIAGWPDEDYINHFPSSIRPQGHDIIRTWAFYTTLRCLALTGQKPFDDIVINGMVFGEDGNKMSKSRPEFVVGPEEVIEKYGADSLRTWAANSVPGSDVIFDWKDIKHGYRFLRKFWNAFRFISMQIFDEEVSYDDVKDNLDPLDLWILSKLNNLNIKVDNAFADYNYADTITSIERFFWHDFCDEYIEAVKYRLYTDVSEESRRAAKYTLKTVVETSLKLLAPIAPFFTDEVYQYFSDESIHTTLWPEVTSELIDEEAENKGDVTIDLIDEVRRFKSASKIPLNVELAEVNVYTTDEKLIAVFEEFADDIEGTLKIKDLTIKSGKPEVHEKLIEVEPDMSQIGPKFKGDAGKIIGYLKSTPLDEIDAVLAENHELAIGDLVVGEEMLNIKKEIVGASGKKVDILQSENLDMILEVIR
- a CDS encoding AAA family ATPase; this encodes MGTLPLGNDTDLEDSQFYNRKEEISFLSDNLELVKKGSTPTILLTGIRGVGKTALMKKLKNDFKNDYLVVYMDLSGMNKFKKNKLTRFCFMKLFYESFIKACSESNIITIDRKILKFFRTRNFEFNRFDVVDEIPIPILKTKEDYAKFTTFVMDLPQKVYGEYKGYINGVLIFIDEFQILKQLDENVNEFLWYIRGVIQSQKNIGYVFSGSMSVKDELIADIAGQKGAFGGRILNYEVKTFSFETTKNYLNEKADYLNFTDDGFERFYSCTKGIPFYVNTFARLLPPNEELNEEKIVLEFEKSLHYLVVHLTNEWYKLNNQEQRIITSLVEKPLRRIEIANSMGVTSGAIGASLKSLLNKSLIELDKDEYKIYDSIFRLWLKKEFKEKGDYPY
- a CDS encoding ABC transporter ATP-binding protein produces the protein MPPIKRQPPEKAVDNRKAIKNILYLLKDYKLKLLITFICALISTVFTIIAPLLIGMATTTIFDGINAINANAGTIDFNRILFLLEVVVVLYIVSAVFSYLQSWFLIKISTDISFNLRRRIMEKITLLSMEDVGENKRGDILSRVTNDIDSLQTGITQSFIQLMTAVITIVGVVIMMLYINVLMTLAALILIPIAFILITLITKYSQVYFLKQLSYKGSLNAQIEETFVGHDIIRTFNQEDIEMEKFEYYSENWFKHEWKSQFFSSFNGPLMNFISNIAYVAIAVLGAILVIQRAIAVGDILAFFQYIRNFTHPIQQITRVMNLVQTAMAAGERIFEFLEIDEEENPSDVEISGLKEEITFENVSFGYNENEMIIKDLSFNVKKGDKIAIIGETGAGKTTIVKLLMRFYDVDAGEIRIDGVNINEYDKHSVRSLIGMVLQDSWLFSDTVANNIRYGKLDATEEEIINVARQVRADDFIMQLPDGYETVLNEDSDNISHGQKQLLTIARTILADKEILILDEATSSVDTRTEKLIQEAMDKLMENRTSFIIAHRLSTIKNADNIIAIENGEIIEQGTHEELLSQKGYYYNTLNHQEDS